The Syntrophorhabdaceae bacterium genome has a window encoding:
- a CDS encoding HAMP domain-containing protein, translated as MTLKGKLLIAQLPLIVALLFIGTISAITTYRVGETSQIILQDNYRSILAVERIKEALERMDSAALFIIEGHRKEGEKIIRENRRSFEDELSVQKKNITEKGEAEATRNLGILWNEYKTKQEILLTTKNTSKRGFYFEELLPLFEKIKRTADKILAMNQDAMVFKSEHVRKVANRTNIFLFAVTIILAILGITISVVLTSRMIRPISVLSKAVRRIGAGDMEARAGIAGSDEIARLGEDFNKMAESIARYRQSSLGELFLVQQASQATIDSVPGPVFVFDTSGKMIMVNRFADEIFFTGNVDDIADPLARLDPSILNVIEHVKSHVLSGKGPYNAKGFEDVVSIRSPQGEMHLLPQAAPV; from the coding sequence ATGACATTAAAGGGAAAACTACTGATCGCACAGCTCCCGCTTATTGTTGCGCTGCTTTTTATAGGAACCATTTCGGCAATAACGACATACAGGGTAGGCGAAACATCCCAGATAATATTGCAGGATAACTACCGGAGCATCCTTGCCGTGGAAAGGATCAAGGAGGCCCTGGAGAGAATGGACTCCGCCGCCCTGTTCATCATAGAGGGCCACCGCAAAGAAGGCGAAAAGATAATCCGGGAAAACAGGCGGTCTTTTGAAGATGAACTAAGCGTCCAGAAGAAGAACATTACGGAAAAGGGCGAGGCAGAGGCCACCAGAAATCTTGGCATTCTGTGGAACGAATATAAGACAAAACAGGAGATACTTCTTACGACAAAGAACACCTCCAAGAGGGGTTTCTATTTCGAAGAGCTTTTACCCCTGTTCGAGAAGATCAAACGTACCGCCGACAAAATATTGGCCATGAACCAGGACGCGATGGTCTTCAAGAGCGAGCACGTGCGAAAGGTCGCCAACAGGACAAACATATTTTTGTTCGCCGTAACAATAATCCTGGCAATCCTCGGCATTACGATCTCTGTTGTCCTCACAAGCCGCATGATACGGCCCATCTCGGTTCTCAGCAAGGCAGTCCGGCGAATAGGGGCAGGCGACATGGAGGCAAGGGCAGGCATTGCAGGGAGTGACGAGATCGCGCGGCTTGGCGAAGACTTCAACAAGATGGCGGAGAGCATAGCCAGATACCGTCAGAGTTCTCTCGGTGAGCTTTTTCTTGTCCAGCAAGCCTCTCAGGCCACCATCGACAGCGTACCCGGCCCTGTCTTTGTTTTTGACACATCAGGCAAAATGATCATGGTCAACCGTTTTGCCGATGAAATATTTTTTACAGGTAACGTGGATGATATTGCCGATCCCCTTGCCCGTCTCGATCCATCGATCCTGAACGTTATTGAGCACGTAAAATCACACGTCCTGTCCGGAAAAGGACCTTACAACGCAAAAGGTTTTGAGGACGTGGTGTCGATAAGATCACCCCAGGGCGAGATGCACCTCCTCCCCCAGGCAGCGCCTGTCTA